A genome region from Sphingobium sp. WTD-1 includes the following:
- a CDS encoding aldehyde dehydrogenase family protein gives MADVINPATATVVAKAPVADAAIVEAAVSAAHAAFASWSIVPQAERGQLVAQLASGIEAQSAKFARLLVEEQGKPLGLAEMEVGQTVYILRAFASMETTEEVLRDNEGERIVEHRTPLGVVAMITPWNFPLLLLATKLAPGLTAGNCVVVKPAPSTPLTTLLLGELCADIFPAGVVNIINGPSQIGALLTEHPLIAKIAFTGSTSTGRHVMASAASTIKRLTLELGGNDAAIVMNDIDPEEVAERIFAGAMVNSGQVCVAIKRVYVHENVYDAVCERLAALAEAAVVGDGFSQGVQFGPLQNEAQFARAKEFLREAARDGTIIAGGDPIDRPGYFIPPTIVRDIDDSARLVTEEQFAPILPILKYVDLDDVIARANFGTFGLAASVWGKDLDAAYGIAQKLDAGTVWVNKHFDLPPDVPFRGAKQSGLGAELGREGMAEYSQPKIINMATQ, from the coding sequence ATGGCCGATGTCATCAATCCGGCAACGGCAACGGTCGTTGCGAAAGCGCCTGTGGCAGACGCTGCTATTGTCGAAGCCGCCGTCTCAGCAGCGCATGCAGCGTTCGCGAGCTGGTCCATCGTGCCTCAGGCCGAGCGCGGCCAACTTGTCGCGCAACTTGCGAGTGGCATCGAAGCACAAAGCGCAAAGTTTGCTCGACTCCTCGTCGAGGAGCAGGGCAAGCCTCTCGGACTTGCCGAAATGGAAGTCGGGCAAACGGTTTACATTTTGCGCGCGTTTGCGAGCATGGAAACGACCGAGGAAGTCCTTCGCGATAATGAGGGAGAACGCATAGTCGAACATCGCACGCCGCTCGGGGTCGTCGCCATGATTACCCCCTGGAACTTCCCATTGCTTCTGCTGGCCACCAAATTGGCTCCGGGTCTGACTGCCGGCAATTGTGTCGTTGTCAAGCCAGCCCCGTCGACGCCCTTGACAACTCTGCTTCTGGGCGAGCTTTGCGCTGACATTTTCCCTGCCGGTGTCGTGAACATCATCAACGGACCAAGCCAGATCGGAGCGCTGCTGACGGAACACCCACTCATCGCGAAGATCGCGTTTACAGGTTCGACGAGCACGGGGCGCCACGTAATGGCGAGCGCCGCATCGACGATCAAGCGCCTGACCTTGGAACTAGGTGGCAATGACGCTGCCATCGTGATGAACGATATCGATCCTGAGGAAGTCGCCGAGCGCATTTTCGCTGGCGCAATGGTGAACTCGGGCCAAGTCTGTGTCGCCATAAAGCGGGTATATGTTCACGAGAATGTGTACGATGCGGTATGCGAGCGGCTAGCGGCCCTTGCTGAAGCTGCGGTCGTCGGTGATGGTTTTTCTCAAGGTGTGCAATTCGGGCCGTTGCAGAACGAAGCGCAATTTGCGCGCGCAAAAGAGTTTCTCCGGGAGGCTGCGAGAGATGGCACGATCATTGCCGGCGGCGATCCTATCGACCGACCGGGCTATTTCATTCCCCCGACGATCGTTCGTGATATTGACGACAGCGCGCGGCTGGTGACCGAGGAGCAATTTGCTCCCATTCTTCCGATATTGAAGTATGTCGACCTTGACGATGTCATTGCGCGCGCCAATTTTGGTACGTTCGGATTGGCCGCTAGCGTCTGGGGCAAGGATCTCGATGCCGCCTATGGCATCGCTCAAAAGCTCGATGCTGGAACGGTTTGGGTAAACAAGCATTTCGACCTCCCGCCGGATGTGCCTTTCAGGGGGGCAAAGCAGTCGGGCCTCGGCGCAGAGCTCGGCCGCGAGGGCATGGCCGAATACAGCCAGCCCAAGATCATTAACATGGCCACTCAGTAG